From the genome of Aspergillus oryzae RIB40 DNA, chromosome 4:
CTTAATCTTCTTATCCAAATCTACATATAAAGTAAAGCTTTATATTAATTGGAAAACAGAACATTGAAGTTGATTCACATATGTATAGAGTAAGTAAGTAAAGCAGCCCAGTTGCAGTCCAAAGGACAGGGTTCGTAGATGGATGCTTATTGCTGCGGCAATATGGTCATTCAATTGGCAGCTTTCCTCTAATTACTGCTTTTATCACAATGTTCCCTAGGCCTGTCCATCACAAGCTAGAGTTCCACCTTGATTGGACAGGATATCATCTATTACAATTAGTAGGTCCTTGAGCAGCTGACACATCGCATACATACCAAGGTTCAGGGGAGAAGACGGGGCAATCACCCCTTTTCCTCTATAGCACATGCATTGTATTTGGGTCCCTGCTAACATACAGAAGCCACACTCAAGGTTCCCAATAGCGTTCGCGCTGTGAAGTATGAGCTTCCGTGGGAAGGTAAATCATAGAGTGCGATACGTACCCTCTGACGAGAGTGCCTTCTTTATGGCCGAGGCACTTGTTTAAATCAACTGTGGTATGGCGTTCCTTGTCGGGGCTTTCCTGGCATTTGGCGAATAGCATGGATCCCTCAAGCTCATAAGAGCTGCATGTTTTCGAAAAATGCGCCGCATAGCTTTTTCCGAGCCCAAGGAGTACGAAAATAAAAGCTTGCACACGCATTCTGTTGGTCTAGGAAGAAATTGTATATCTTGTATGTAACTAGTATAGGTGTATAcgattgagaaggaaagagaacgTATTGTGTTGGGAAATGCTCAGGGTATTtgctcaatatatatatccgaCGAGATGTTTCCCAAAGCTAATATTATGCTCAACTACCTACATCTCGTCATGGTAGTTAATTTCGATGTAAAATTGTTTGCATTTACTGATATTGGACATAGCATTATTGGTTCTTTAcgaggctttttctttcgcgcATATACTGCTACCTAGGAGATTCTCCTCTTTGTGCGTTTATCCCGTTCTGTACCCTGTACTGTAACTGGATAATAGAACCGATAAGTAGCTCCACGACGTAATCTGTTATGTATTGGTGATATAATTATACTGATCACACATCTTTGTCCTAATACAATACAGATGATTTATAGTGCTACCTCAGTGTAGCCAAAGATCGCTCTGTACTAGTACGAcgtaatatatatacatatataaaGGCTGTATTACTGACAATAAACATGAGGAAGCGTATCATATTGGTAAAGATAAATGAGTAATTTAATCCTACGTAAAACTGTCACCTATGGCGTGTCAAAACAAATCCATTCATACATCATACCCGAGTTCGTTCCATAGTTTCGAAACCTTACACACGTAAGATCCTCGATCTGGTTTCCGTTTTGCAGGATGgctgctggggtggagaTTCGGACAGCGAAAGAATTCATGTACATATCTCTATTTTCCAATTCTTGGCATAATGGGAAATAGTATATTCTAATCCAGCACTTCCGGGTGATAAATGGTCTAAAAAACGTTACAGGCTATACGGATACCGGTGTTACCACTTACACCCTTTGATTGTTTCAGCAAGCCCTGATGTGAAACCAAGTGGCTGGATTTGGAATATAATGGAACAACGATTTCTTGAATAATACCATATCCTGTACCGACATGTACTATTACATGTATCCAGGTAATTTTGGTCCTTGGCTTGGACTATCTGAACTAAGGACAAGTGGCGATTTGGCCATATTTACGAGATTGTACAGAAACCGCTGGATACGTCAATATTTGCAAGAGAACATTAGCTTTTCTGGTCCAGAGAgataaagaaacaaagagacaCCAGTATAATAATCTATAGTGTATGAAACCCTATTATACAGATCTGGCCATTATTGTACCATAAACGCAACTGTAGCGTTTTAGCTGTAGAAGAAGCAACTGAACGATGCTCAGTAGGAAATTACATGAGACTTTTATCTCTAATCCTGTTCAGGCATACGGTAGAGCTACCTGTGAGTGAGGAATAGGTGCATTCAGAACTGCATTGACCGAAATTGGGCGGCCTTGTGTATGGGAGATTACGTCGAATTGTGGTACGTACAACACAAATGCTTCTATTCGAGAGTTTCTGGAGAACTGCATTTAGATAGTGATCCAGCTAGTTAAGATATATCATCTTCAGACTAGTTGTATGGCATATAATGCTAAGATTGAGTTGATAATCAAGTGGTGTAAACATTTTCTCTGAGTTGCATTTCTGCAATTACAGAAAGATGGAGTCAATCAGATCGAGATATGTAGTATGACACAGTGATAT
Proteins encoded in this window:
- a CDS encoding CVNH domain-containing protein (predicted protein), which codes for MRVQAFIFVLLGLGKSYAAHFSKTCSSYELEGSMLFAKCQESPDKERHTTVDLNKCLGHKEGTLVRGGKGVIAPSSPLNLANCSNLLRISWDSILQLCPNAIDNIA